A DNA window from Bdellovibrio sp. BCCA contains the following coding sequences:
- a CDS encoding RpiB/LacA/LacB family sugar-phosphate isomerase yields the protein MVVYTGCDHAGLDLKLKVMAAFPELSWKDVGTHNGDSVDYPDYADQVCKNIVQAELENHKNKIADSLEGPAMGILICGSGQGMAIRANRYPQVRAALCWNEDIARLSREHNNANILVLSARFTAPDLAIKMIKVFLQSKFEGGRHQRRVDKLSSDTGC from the coding sequence ATGGTAGTTTACACAGGTTGTGATCACGCTGGGTTGGATTTAAAACTTAAAGTGATGGCAGCCTTCCCGGAACTTTCCTGGAAAGATGTGGGAACCCACAATGGAGACTCTGTAGATTACCCTGACTATGCCGATCAAGTTTGCAAAAACATTGTTCAAGCAGAACTTGAAAATCACAAAAACAAAATCGCAGACTCTTTAGAAGGACCCGCAATGGGAATCCTCATCTGTGGCTCAGGCCAAGGTATGGCTATTCGTGCAAATCGTTATCCACAAGTGCGTGCTGCGCTTTGCTGGAATGAGGATATTGCTCGTCTTTCACGTGAACATAATAATGCGAACATTTTAGTTTTAAGTGCTCGTTTTACTGCGCCCGATTTAGCAATCAAAATGATTAAAGTATTCCTTCAATCCAAATTTGAAGGCGGCCGCCACCAACGTCGTGTTGATAAACTCTCTAGCGACACTGGTTGTTGA
- a CDS encoding M23 family metallopeptidase, with amino-acid sequence MSPGWKQLVSFAGSIVVVGTLGSCTTFHTPLSREYFAAGNQPPNSPRNAASDQSPYIQQQLTFDWPVDRARMTRGFLPNKKRPHLGIDLAAPKGTPILAAQGGTVIYAGREFRGYGKMVLVESGDGWATLYAHFDKILVAEGQKVRQGEVIGAMGRTGRATGVHLHFEIRKDRGPIDPLPLLPHSATAGL; translated from the coding sequence ATGTCACCAGGATGGAAGCAGCTCGTTAGTTTTGCAGGAAGCATTGTCGTTGTAGGAACATTAGGTTCCTGCACTACTTTTCATACACCTTTGTCTCGCGAATATTTTGCGGCGGGAAATCAGCCACCAAACTCCCCGCGCAACGCCGCCTCAGACCAAAGCCCCTATATTCAGCAACAGTTGACGTTTGACTGGCCGGTGGATCGCGCGCGCATGACTCGTGGATTCTTACCCAATAAAAAGCGTCCTCATTTAGGGATTGATCTAGCAGCTCCTAAAGGCACGCCTATTTTGGCAGCCCAAGGCGGTACTGTGATCTATGCAGGTCGTGAGTTCCGTGGTTACGGAAAAATGGTTCTGGTGGAGTCTGGTGACGGCTGGGCGACTCTCTATGCGCACTTTGATAAGATCTTAGTAGCAGAAGGACAAAAAGTCCGCCAAGGCGAAGTGATCGGCGCCATGGGCCGCACCGGAAGAGCTACCGGCGTTCACCTGCACTTCGAAATCCGCAAAGACCGAGGACCGATTGATCCTCTTCCGCTTTTGCCTCACTCGGCGACTGCGGGTTTATAG
- the fabF gene encoding beta-ketoacyl-ACP synthase II, translating to MNSRFERPSKPQRRVVVTGVGAVTPLGNNIEDSWTAALRGQSGIAKITKFDTTGFDVTFAGEVKGFNPDLYIEKKEQKKMDLFIHYSIAASKMAVEMAKLELTEDVKNQAGVIIGVGIGGLQTLEETSIKMKEKGPGRISPFFIPSVITNLAAGQVSIELGLKGPNYSVTSACASGVHSIGDAVRYIREGLTDVMLAGGAESTVCGLAVGGFAAMRALSTRNDAPEKASRPWDKDRDGFVLGEGAAVLCIESLEHAEKRGAKILCEITGYGVSSDAYHMTSPAPEGEGGYRAMAAAVKDSGLQASEIQYINAHGTSTPVGDGLETAAIKRLMGDHAKKVWVSSTKSMTGHALGAAGAIESAFCVMAIRDQKVPPTINLENPSEDCDLDYVPNKAREGKIDNVLNNSFGFGGTNACMIFSKLK from the coding sequence ATGAACTCCCGATTTGAACGTCCATCAAAACCACAAAGAAGAGTTGTCGTCACTGGAGTGGGCGCAGTCACTCCCCTTGGTAACAACATTGAGGACAGCTGGACTGCTGCACTTCGTGGCCAATCTGGTATCGCGAAGATCACAAAATTCGACACAACAGGCTTTGATGTGACTTTTGCCGGTGAAGTGAAGGGCTTTAACCCTGATCTTTACATTGAGAAAAAAGAGCAAAAGAAGATGGATTTGTTTATTCACTACTCTATCGCTGCTTCTAAGATGGCTGTGGAAATGGCCAAACTAGAACTGACAGAGGATGTGAAAAATCAAGCGGGAGTTATTATTGGTGTGGGCATCGGAGGTCTCCAAACCCTCGAAGAAACATCAATCAAAATGAAAGAGAAAGGTCCTGGTCGCATCAGTCCTTTCTTTATTCCTTCTGTCATCACAAACTTGGCAGCGGGACAAGTTTCTATCGAGTTGGGACTTAAAGGTCCTAACTACTCTGTGACCTCAGCGTGTGCTTCGGGTGTGCACTCTATTGGTGATGCCGTTCGCTATATTCGCGAAGGTTTGACGGATGTGATGCTCGCTGGTGGCGCTGAGAGCACGGTGTGCGGACTTGCTGTTGGAGGATTCGCAGCGATGCGAGCCCTTTCTACTCGCAACGACGCTCCCGAAAAAGCCAGCCGTCCTTGGGATAAAGACCGTGATGGTTTTGTTCTTGGTGAAGGTGCTGCGGTTCTTTGCATTGAGTCTCTTGAGCACGCGGAAAAACGCGGCGCTAAAATTCTTTGTGAGATCACAGGCTATGGCGTTTCTTCAGACGCTTACCACATGACGTCCCCAGCTCCAGAAGGAGAAGGTGGATACAGAGCCATGGCTGCGGCTGTGAAAGACTCTGGATTGCAGGCATCTGAAATTCAATACATCAATGCTCACGGCACAAGCACTCCTGTGGGAGACGGCCTTGAGACAGCTGCGATCAAACGTCTTATGGGCGATCACGCGAAGAAAGTATGGGTTTCTAGTACGAAGTCCATGACGGGACACGCGTTGGGTGCCGCTGGTGCAATTGAGTCGGCTTTCTGTGTGATGGCCATTCGCGATCAAAAAGTGCCTCCAACAATCAATTTGGAAAATCCTAGCGAAGACTGTGATTTGGATTACGTTCCTAACAAAGCTCGTGAAGGAAAAATCGACAACGTTCTTAATAACAGTTTTGGATTCGGCGGCACAAACGCCTGCATGATTTTCTCAAAACTGAAATAG
- the glyA gene encoding serine hydroxymethyltransferase, producing MHSTSLSLAQVDPEVLSAIQKESERQQFGLEMIASENYTSRAVMEAQGSILTNKYAEGYPGKRYYGGCVNVDTVESLAIERAKKLFGVGFANVQPHSGSQANMAVYLAACKSGDTILGMDLSHGGHLTHGSPVNFSGLLFKAASYKLDAETGRINYDTIRATAKEVQPKLIIAGYSAYPRTLDFAKFKEIADEVGAQLLVDMAHFAGLVATGHHPSPVPYADYITTTTHKTLRGPRGGMILTNSEEKAKTMNSRIFPGIQGGPLEHVIAGKAVAFGEALKPEFKKYSEQVIQNAKVLADEMLSLGFKLVTGGTDNHLILVDLSDREITGKLAEASLDEAGITVNKNTVPNEKRSPFVTSGVRIGTPALTTRGMGTTEMKQIAKWIAQVLNNPEDVAMKAKIHEDVKQLCKHFPIY from the coding sequence ATGCATTCAACGTCATTGTCTTTAGCTCAAGTAGATCCTGAAGTTTTATCTGCGATTCAAAAAGAATCTGAGCGCCAACAATTCGGTCTAGAAATGATCGCTTCAGAAAACTACACGTCACGTGCCGTGATGGAAGCGCAAGGCTCTATTCTGACAAACAAGTATGCAGAAGGTTATCCTGGCAAACGCTATTACGGCGGTTGCGTGAATGTCGACACAGTCGAATCTTTAGCTATTGAGCGCGCAAAAAAACTTTTCGGAGTGGGCTTTGCCAACGTTCAACCTCACTCAGGCTCTCAAGCCAACATGGCGGTTTACTTAGCGGCTTGTAAGTCTGGCGACACGATTCTTGGAATGGATCTTTCTCATGGTGGTCACTTGACTCACGGTTCTCCTGTGAATTTCAGTGGTCTTTTGTTTAAAGCCGCTTCTTACAAGTTGGACGCGGAAACAGGACGCATCAATTATGATACAATCCGTGCGACGGCAAAAGAAGTTCAACCGAAATTAATCATCGCTGGTTACAGTGCTTATCCACGCACTTTGGATTTTGCGAAATTTAAAGAAATCGCTGATGAAGTGGGCGCACAGTTGCTAGTGGACATGGCGCACTTTGCAGGTCTTGTAGCGACAGGGCACCACCCGTCTCCAGTTCCTTATGCTGATTATATCACGACAACAACACACAAAACTTTGCGTGGTCCTCGTGGTGGCATGATCCTGACGAACTCTGAAGAAAAAGCGAAGACAATGAATTCGCGCATCTTCCCTGGCATTCAAGGGGGACCACTTGAGCATGTGATCGCGGGTAAAGCTGTGGCCTTCGGTGAAGCATTGAAACCAGAATTTAAAAAATACAGTGAACAAGTGATTCAGAATGCAAAAGTGTTAGCTGATGAAATGCTTTCTTTAGGTTTCAAACTTGTGACTGGTGGAACAGACAATCACTTAATCCTTGTGGATTTAAGCGATCGCGAAATCACAGGCAAGCTTGCGGAAGCTTCTTTGGATGAAGCGGGAATCACTGTGAATAAAAACACAGTGCCAAATGAAAAACGCTCACCGTTTGTCACAAGTGGTGTTCGTATTGGAACCCCGGCTTTGACCACAAGAGGAATGGGCACAACAGAGATGAAGCAAATTGCAAAATGGATCGCGCAAGTTCTCAATAATCCAGAGGATGTTGCGATGAAAGCGAAGATCCATGAAGATGTGAAGCAACTTTGCAAACACTTCCCCATTTATTAA
- the acpP gene encoding acyl carrier protein: protein MAIHPKVKDIIVEQLGVDPDKVKPEASFIDDLGADSLDIVELVMAMEEEFDLEIPDEDAEKLKTVQDVASYLEKKGKA, encoded by the coding sequence ATGGCAATTCATCCAAAAGTAAAAGACATCATCGTTGAGCAATTAGGCGTAGATCCAGATAAAGTTAAGCCTGAGGCTTCTTTCATCGACGATCTTGGCGCTGACAGCCTTGATATCGTTGAACTTGTGATGGCAATGGAAGAAGAATTCGATCTTGAAATTCCAGACGAAGACGCTGAAAAGCTTAAGACTGTTCAAGACGTAGCTTCTTACCTTGAGAAAAAAGGAAAAGCTTAA